GAGTCAGAGAGGCTCCCCTGCCTGCTCACACTTCTGGAACTGGGTGCTGATGTGAATGCGGGTGATAAACAAGGTAAATATATATCAGCCAGTCCCACCTTGAACCACAAATTCCTTCATCAACTTATTTCTAGATATGATTTGCCGTTGCTTCATTTTCAAAGGGAAAACAGCCCTGCACCATGCCATGGACAGCAGCGATGGACTCACAGTGCACAACACCGAAAACATCCAGCTTCTATTAGAGAGAGGTACTGACTATGAAACACACTTCATCTTCTCATTGTGTCCTGCCATCGTATGGTCATTCAAAACCCCTCTTATACAGGTTCATGGTTAAACCTTTACATTTAAATGGGTGTCTTTAGTATTCCTCACTGTGCACCTTGTGCATTTGAGATCAAAGTGAACCATCTGGTTATCAGACCTAGATATAGTCAGGTGGCTGTTAATGCACCTGAAAATGGAGCAGAACAATCCTGTGGTCCAGGCATGATGGAACtgagatttttttaaaaacatctaCTACTTCTCACTAGTACAGCCTGATATTGGGGTTTTGTACACATCGGTTcatatttgttttgtaaatatttacaatttGCGTACCATGATCTTTAAATTGCCACACAGACACCAAAATATATTATTGTAGACTACATCATCGTTTCATATTTGATCATCCTGGTTACTTTTGTTTGACAGTATAACATAGCAGTTACTGTGTAATAAGGTGTAacctttttctatttttgtaaCGCACACATTCTCCTTCTTCAACACAGGTGCTGATGTTAACAATGTTATTGAAAATGGAGAAACAGTTCTGTCCTCATTTGTGTTCCTGGTCGAAGAGATTCTGGAAGCCACTGTAGACGAAGCTGTTGAGATCGGTAACTTCTGCATGAaaaccacagagctgctgcttgcCCATGGCTTGAACCCCACCAGCTGTCTGACAGATGATGACCGGCCTTCTCTGATACGGACAAGCCTGGACCACTTTGACCTGCTCTTCCCTCTGGCTTTGCTCCTCATCCAGAGAGGAACCTCTATGGTTTGCTCGCATCATGGCGACTCCTGTTGGTCAGGGTACAGCCTCCTTTTCCTGCGCCTCCAAATGGCCCTGCCAAAGTGCGTTGACCAAAGCCAAGCCACTGAGCTCCTGGAGCAAGCTGAGGTGTTACTTGAATTAGTCAGAGTAAACAACCCCACGTTGCCTCCGCCAAGCAGGCTGAAGTATCCTGTGCGTGATAAGGACCCGTACGCTGCGGCTCTGCTGGACCTGCACAAGCGAATAATGCAGCATGAATCAAGGCCTCCTACTCTGCAATGCCTTTGTAGGGCATTTGTTAGGCGCCACCTACAGCCTTGGCCTCTGGAGGAAAAAGTGAAAGCCTTGCCTTTGCCAGACAGACTGAAAGACTTCCTTCTTCCTGAAAACAATTACACCCTAAGGCCTGAGTGGAACTGCTTTAAGCCCCAACAAAAACAGCACTGACACTACAAGCCACTGGCTTTTATTCTACGtgtacaaaaacaaagactGAACAGACCTGTAACTTGTGTTAAGTGCTGCCAAGCATTTGTGCTCATATTAACTAAATCCTAACCATGGTGGCCTTGGTTGAATCCTCATCATGTTCTTGTACTGACAGACAACTGCGTGTAACTTTGTGGTGCAGATGAGTCTTGGCGTTGCCACCCTACGCCTTGAGCTGCAGTGCAAAACAACAGGCACCAGATGGCAGTGTTGCTCCTGCATATCTAAAGTAGCTCAGACGTTAGGGTCAGAAATTTAGTTATGCACAGTGCAGCCTATTAAAGTTGTTCCAGCGCAGTAGGGTCCATCTATATTTTATCTCCTCAATGTGATGTGTACTctggtgtttctgtttcttcctgCTTATAATGAAGCTGgaccaataaaacaaaatgtctcCGGACACTTGCATAACAGAAGGGTAGACCTGCAATTATTCTGTTTTTCAActtgttgttatttattcatttttggtgGTGCTGGTCAGAATTGGTTACCCTCCCCTTACCTGTCCGGGGGGAGAATTCCGTCTTTACATTCACATTATTCTGTTCCCACAGCAAGCATTAGTTGCTTGAATGCTAAATTAAAGTAGCGCTGAGCCGGGTGTCTGCATGGTTCTACTGTGACATAATGTAGCTGCAGTGGCTGTTGGTGTGGAAAGTTCTAGCAAGCCGTCCTACTGCTTATCTTTAAATTCAGACGAATTAGGGCTCCTCTCGTCTGCATTTCTGCCTAGCCGGTCTCCGGTAGCGCTGTCTGAGCCGCCGAGGTTATGATGGTATGGAAAAGCCATAGATTACACATGTGTTTGCCTTCGCGTGTGTGATGAGCAAACTAAATAGGACATTGTGTTACACAACTAACCCCTTCCTGACATTGCTGAAGCTGGAGTGGCTCCAAGGCTTGCAggcgctccagctcctcttgGTTATCTAGGTCACAGCCTCTGAGGAGaagagcctcagcagcagcagcagcagccctgcaTGACACACGCTTcactctcctgtctgtctgaatcTCCCTGCATACTCTTGACAAAACCTCAACACTGGCCCTGGTCGAATgagggaaagagggagggagggagagagggaggtagGGGGttgcaggaggcagagcagtggaaaaaaaacccattAAAGATACAGAGACAGCATATGTAGAAGGGCTGTGGGAGCACATGGAAAAGGCAACGTTGGGTTGCATTAAAACTGCTCGGTGGCTGTAGGAGCACAGTCCACGCCAGAAACAAACAGCCTCTCTCCCCAGAATTCAATCCTTGCTTGGAGAAGGTGATAGAACAGAGATAGTGGGGGGAGGGCTAAGCCTGCGCTCTCCATCCAGCATTTATTGGAAAACAGTGTGAGTGAAGCTCAGTACTGAAATTAGTTATTGATCTATTCTCTCCCTGAAGCCCATGGGTCTTTCCCACCACACCTGCTAATTCTCTCATTGCCTTTTCTTTCCCCGCAACTCATTGAATCTTGCAACCTCTGCGTTGagcctctttctcttttttcttttccacagtATTCTTCTTTTCATACATATACGTTTCTGCAAAGTAAAACTGATCTGATACGTAGCAAACAGTATGAATGTTGAgaggtttcacacacacacacacacacacacacacatttatatagtGAGAGTTCTTCACAAGCAATTTTATTTTCTTAACTATTTCTGTTTTCAACCAATCACCTGCAGGTTTATGGACGAATAATGGAAGCGTTGCCTTATACTCTAAAACCAACACTTTTTCTTCTATTTAAttgattttaattattaaatgttataaacccttttttaaatcatttttttatCATTCAGACAGCATTGTCTTTCATGTGAACCCTCTTGACTAATCCCAAATGCTGGAGCCCGTTGGCTGAGTTCCTGGTCTGGCCCTAACCTTTTCATCCACCACCATGTCACCAACTGAAAGACACACTGGTCTATTCTGGGCCTTTTCTTCTATAGAGCGCAGGCTGTGCATCTCCTTGTCTTCCACTAGACATTGTCTAGACACGGGATAATTGCAGACATCACTGAACACTCAGCTGCTGCCCGAAGCCCCATGGGAGTTGAGCTGGACTTTGGAAGGGAAATGGCCGGGAGTCGGTGAAGGGGTCACGCTCACCCCTTTCCCGCACGCTGCGTGTTTGCGTCTCCGGGTCGGTTCCTCGTCAGCGTCTGTCGGTGTGTGAGCGAGACAGAAAAAGAGCTAAAGGGAGCGCAGACATTGAAACACGCTGTTTATAACCACAGATGTGGTGACTTCATCACAGAAAAATGCTCCGCTTCCTATTGCGCTGCTGGTGTTGATGGAGCGCACCAAAACGAATGTTAATACCACGAGCCACACGAGCCGGCTCTCGCTGGAACGTGCTCGTTCTCGTGCCTGTTCTGGCCTTCGCGCACCGCGTTCCGCGTCCTGTCGTTTGGCTCGGACGACTGCGAAGGCGCCGTTTTCCCCGGGTTCGGGTtgaggtgtgtgagtgtttgttctggggggggggttggctgGTCTCATCTCAGTGGGGGTGGATCGGACGCAGCATGAGTGGATCCTGTTGGGGACGGCGACCTTCTCGTTCTGCTTCAGGtgccacttcctcctctggttcACACAGACCAGCCTTTAACACGTCCTTTGGCTCGAAGTTGCCTGTTTGTGAGGCTTCATTATTTCCTTTTCACGCTCCTTCATCCACTATTCTGTATATATCAAACGGGAGGTTTGCTTTCACAAAGTTTCATGGCATCTGGCCGTGTTGGAGCATTACAACCTCTCTGCTTTTTGCCCTTGGAGGGGGACGCGTGTCAAAAAAGTTCCCGCTCCGCGCGCCGGCTCCTGTTTTAGAAGCACACGCGAATCCACCACCCTCTGCATTTCTACAACTGACGCCATTTCACAGAAATTCCAGACAACTGGCGCCTGAGCGCTGCCTCCGAGAAGGACATGATGAATAGGACACACCCTTGGTATGCTGGTGAATGGCAGAATATATGGCACACTGCAGTGCTACAGCCCAGATTCGGCGCAGCCCCTCGTCCCCGGCTCCTTTCAGCTGTGtcctctccgctcctctccCCCCTTCGCGTTTCATGCTGCTCGCCTATTTTTAAAAGCTCGAATTTGAGTGAAATGCGCCGAGGCACCAGTAAGGCGAGCTACAGCTCTTCCCAGCGCTGGTTCCTGATCCACCTCTTTGTTGTGCTCTATGCATGCCTGCTCCAGTCACATGACTGCGTTTCTATGGCAACTCGGGTTTGAGTAATCATTTGCGTTACGACCTTTATTCCCTtgaggaaaggggggggggaggttAGACGGAGCCTGTAgaaagagagagcaggaggaaagagaaaagacagGCAGaaggggagcggcggcggcggcggctcgggaAGGAAAGCAGGCGAAAACAATGACTGGAGACGGAGGCTTTTTTCCCTTTCTAGGCCTTGTGCTGCCTCCATATTTagtgtttttcatctttttctcgctgcgctgctgctcactgctcaccCCGCCTTGTTCGGGATGTGGAACAGAAGACAAAAGCCCGCCGCTAAACACAGGCTTGTGTGCGCTTCAGTTTCACCATAGTATCATTTGAGCTGTGACTCACTCAGTGACGAGCACAGACGAGTGATTTtggtgagagagggagcaggcATGTATGTTTCATAAGGGCCCctgcgagcacacacacacacacacacacacacacacacacacacacacacacacacacacacacacactcctcccctTCATTTCTTCTTAGAGCAAAAGCAGCCCTGTGCCACATGTGCAAGTCTCAGCAGAAACAGATTCTGTATGTTCCTGTTTCTTGCTCTCCCGGctgcgttgccatggttaccgaGCCAGTCCACCAAGGCGCGCAGCTCCTCTCGCTCTCGTCCTCGCTCGTTCTCTCTCCACCGTTGGGTGAGTCAACCCATCAGTTGGGTTGTGTCATCTCCTAGATGGAGTTTCTAGCTCCCGCACCTCCTAAATGGAGTTGCTGGGTTTGTGCTCGTTTTTCAACTGGGTTTTAGTctgagaaaatgaaataattgcgtgtgtgtgtgtgtgtgtgtgtgtgtgtgtgtgtgtgtgtgtgtgtgtgtgtgtgtgtgtgtgtgtgtgtgtgtgcgttttaccAGCAGTGGGGGGATCCAGCCCTGACAGGAGGTGGGCTCGACTGGGGGGCTGGTGATAGACGCTATGGGGGTTGTGTGCTGGTGCTGGCTGCTTCCAGGTGCCTGTGACTGAGGCTGAATATGAATTAGGGGCCCCGGTTCTCCAGAGATGGTGGCTGGGGAGAGAGCTGCTAAAACCAGAGCCTGGTGGAGCCTGGCTGGTTGAGAGGCCCCCACAAGCTGctgacaggagctggagctagCCATCACGTTAATTAGTGTTCTTACTCTAGCAGCGGCGAATAGGGGGAGTGGGTTAGAGAGGGATGTGGGGGTGGTATATGACTCATAGACACAGTATGGTTTATTCATGATGGAGGaaggggatgtgtgtgtgtgtgtgtgtgtgtgtgtgtgtgtgtgtgtgtgtgtgtgtgtgtgtgtgtgtgtgtgtgtgtgcgtgcgtgcgtgcgtgcgtgcgtgtgtgtgtgtgtgtgtgtgtgagggaggagagagaggaagaggaaacagacatttgatTTGCacacagtagtgtgtgtgtgtgtgtgtgtgtgtgtgtgtgtgtgtgtgtgtgtgtgtgtgtgtgtgtgtgtgtgtgtgtgtgtgtgtgtctagatCACAGACTGGCACTAAGCCAAGGTATTAGTATCTTGACTTGAACGTAACAcaaaacattctttttttttcaacaaaaCTTTAAATATACAAAGGTGAACGCGACTCTTAATTTGAAACCAcaaattaagaatgcctttattagtccgcGGTCATCACGGTCTAGGAACGCTTACATCCATTACAGCGCTTAGTTCCTGCTTCTGCCGAGACGTTACTGATCATGCGCTTTTGAGGCCTGTCTGAGCGGCATCAGACGGATGAGTCGGGGGGGCCTTTCTTACAGGTGACCCGACCttgtctcctctgcctcagccCCTGACAGTGATGCCCGCCCCCTGGAGGGCCGCGCGGGATCAATAGATCGGTCTTTTACCCACACAAATCACTCCCCCGTCCAGGTCGGTCGGCGCTGAGGAgccgagctgctgcagtggagagAACATTCCAGCAGAagcatctcctcctcagcctgttcGTAGCAGAGAGGAGACGGGgacttgtctgtttgtttgcctgCTAGTTTGAGTCTATAAGACGCTGCACGTGGGGGTTTATGTTACAGCTCTACTTTTTTTTCCTAATTGTCTCCTCTTATCATTAGCGACAAGCGTGACCTCTGTTATTGGCATATCTGCATTCTGACTGCACTGCAGAGCCTCCACCACACTACTCGCAGCGTTTTCTCTCCCAAGAGCGGCAGGGCCCATGCCtcataaatacaaacacaatctCTCCTACACCTTCTGACTGCAGGACAGGGCTCCACACATATCTGCCCGTGGAGCGCAGCCCATTTGCATACATATTAAAGTGACGCCTCggaaaaaaggaagagagagaaagaggggcgaagagagagggaggggcggGAGGGGAGAGAGCGGGTATATGCAAACAAGGCTTTCATCTAATATGCAAGAACTGGCATTGCTCTGGCATAAATCTGCATCTGAGCTCAGGCAAAGAGAGCGGAGCCCATTTGACAGTAAATGGGCTGGGGATGGCTGTCAGAAGCAcggggtggaggagagaggagggggggggggggtgcagcgtTACCCCACGGAGAACGGGGGGCCCATTGATCAGCACATGTCACATATAGCACGGTTACACCGCATGTAAAGCGCGAGGGCGACGTGAGGGATGGGCCACGGGCAACGCAGCGGGGGTCCACGCGGAGCAGGGCGGCGTTTTGGGCGACGTCCTCCGGTCGGAGCTCCGGAGCCGCCTTGTTTTTGCCGCTCCCCCGGCTTCCAGCCTCTGCAGGCGGCCGAGCTACGCTAGCGAAGCTAGCTGCCTCCGCACCCTGTTCGCCACAGACACGGAGCGGCTCCATCCTCTCATCCGACACTCGGCCAGAAAGagaaataattttaaaaaaaaaacgacttgGCAGCGACAGAGTCGACGTTGGCACGCATTCACAGGAATCTGAGGCTTTAAAACATAAAGGACAGGAATAAAAGTATAAATCATACGTTTGttaataacattaacattaagtAGAGATGCACAGAACCGCCACTGATGTACAGCACCAGTCGTTTTACCATTAGAAGTATGTATCTACTGGTGAAACAGCAAGGgcagaataaatgaataaattatatatatatatatatatatatatatatttatatatatatatatatatatatatatatatatatatatatatatatatatatatatatatatatatatatatatatatatatatatataatttattcataaattcatttatttatatacactTCCCGGACAagtgttttgaaaggacttttgcAGTAGATGGCAAAAGTTTCCAGGCCGTTTTTGTACAAGCCAAAGTGCAGCGCATGATGGCAGTGCTAAAGCAGGAACTGTGCTGTCGTCCCTCGCCTCGTGCAGACGCTGGAGAGCTACCACGCGCTCCGGGTTTCCCCCAAGTCCGCGCGCATCTCGTGTCGGACACCCTTGGACTCcctttcctgttttcctgccCGAGCACGTCGCACCGAAGCACGCCATTCTGTCTGCACAGGTGATCGTACgcacaggaaatggaaactcgggacgtgcgcgcgcgcgtcgtACTGTACGCGCGCGACCTCTGgaatggcgtgtgtgtgtgtgtgtgacctctggaatggcgtgtgtgtgtgtgtgtgtgtgtgtgtgtgtgtgtgtgtgtgtgtgtgtgtgtgtgtgtttgttgggggggggggtgaaacagGATATGTTGGGaataacacaaagcacaaaaaacTGTCACATGATCTGAAACACAGGGTTGATTTATTTGGCTTGAGAAGGAATCTGTTGCATGTGGTTTGGAGGAGAGAATGTTTTCCCTCTTTGCTCTCAGTGTGCTCAGACACAACACATGGAAACATTTTGTGAGAGGCGATGGGtccgtgaaaaaaaaaaaaaaaaaaaaaaacttcagacattttatttcttctctctctttcatagCTTTTGGGGCTTTTTCTTCTTCGAACTGATTGAATTACATACATCTGCTCGCCACATGTAGAAATATCGGCCTAATAAATATTGTGGATCTACTCCGGGGTTGTGACGTGCAATTAGTAGATACGTTAATGCTCTCTCCGGCTACGGAACCCACGGTTGCGCCGGGCTCCCGAGCGGaggccccgccgccgccgcggcgacACGGGCGTACCAATGAACAACATATTTACAGCCTATATTTCAGCTTGTAATAAATACACTTCCAATCACACGAGACAGTTGCATGTCTGCTCTATTGTCTGCCATAAATATGCTGGAAGGGTTGGTTAAATATTGATAACACCAATTTTCTGCCTTCCCCCCTTCACCCCCCAACTCCCGCCCCACGTACCCTCTccccatcaccacacacacacacacacacacacacacacacacacacacacacacacacacacacacacacacacacacacacacacacacacacaccccagacCCCTCCTCCGTTCCCTCCCTCTATCTGCCGGTTATTTCACCCTCACAGTAACCTTGCTTATGCATATTGCATATGTAAATAAAGCACCCCGCCTCTGAAGTAATTGTGTGCATCTTCCACAGAGCTGCATATCTCAGCTTTGTGTTTAGGAGGAAACACGTATGGGGAGAGCGACTTCTCTTTGTTTAGCAGTGTTTCTGTTCTCTTGCGACTCATCCAACTCGAGGACTATAGGTCCGTCGATAAGCAAAGTGAaactattttttttctgtttcacatgTTCGTGCTGTAGCTTGTCAAGGAGCTCGGCGTAGGTGGGGCCCAGTCCGTTCTTCAGGATTCCTGGAGGTTAAGATCCACTGTTAGTTGTTCCTGTTACTTAAACAGTAGCCTTAGTTATGTGATTAGGTTAATGAATGAGGCATCAGatcagtttttatttatgtttatgtggcTCAAATGGCCAATCATTAATTCATCAAAACATCTTCCATTATCACATTAATCAACAAACTCAAATATCAAATAACAAGTCTTTTTCTGAATCTTAAATATATAACTGGTCTAGATGTAGAATACATCCCTTTAAAAAATCTGCTGatttgtttctcatttcatttataACTGAACACGGCACATTTGAAGGagcttgttttctttatttatcagcaccaaactGCAAAGTTGGTTTAACTTCAGATTCAGTAAATATGGAAAAGATtccaaaacagaaagaaagtcAACCTCAACTATTTATTGATATGCAAAAAcatgttgtgctttgttgtatTATTTTACTGTGACATCAGTTTACATGAACGTGTACTCATAGTACTCATAGCGACTCATAGTTGGATTATCAAATCTGATCAAAGTGAAGGTCCACTTTTTATGTTGCCCTCTCAGGTTTGTGTCTAATGGGGCTGAAACGCATCAGTATAGAGAGGACCTAAATACAGATAAAAACAAAGGActtgtaaataaaacatcacatcttcCTCAGTTTAATATGTGCAAACATCAAATTTTACGCACCAGCTAGAGCTTTAGAGTTTACTGTCATCCCTACACAGCCGCACACATCCTGCACTACACAACGCTGAACCTCACTGCAGCTCCCAAAGCTAGCGGCGCCTCAGTAAAGACTGtaacatgttgtttttgttgagcGTCACGAGTTTGTTATGAAAGTTAACACAGAACAGCTGTGATGAAGGTAGTCAGTGATACTATGTGAGATATTTCCATTAATGCACATGTACTGCTCATTGATTGGCTGAGTTAAACTGCGTCTGAAACCTACTGGGTTGTAGTTCTCGGACCCACCTCGTTGTGTCTTCCCTTTCACATCCAAGCAGCAGAGCCGTCATTATCACATGAGGCAACGCTTCTCaacatgcgtgcatgtgtagCAATGTCCTGGAAACGAAGTCCATTTCACATTTGCTTTGACCTTTGGGTTTTGCTCTTCTTCGCTGATTGTAGGTTGTGGTTTCTCTCCAGGGATGCTCAATATAATCTGCTCTACAATTTTTCCCTCGATGTGACATTTTGGCACTTTCTTCttatgattctttttttttttgtttctacaTGTCGACACTAGCATTCCCATACGCACTGACATTTAGCCAGACATCCATACTGAATTATTTAATGATAACATGATATACAAAGCCGTGTGAAGTGCTCTTGCATCCTTCTATTTatgttgttactgtaattaCAGACGTCTTTTAGAAAATCACAGCAAGACGTCTGAGAAGAGAAGGCTTTGCTCTGATGCTACTTTCACTCGTACTCCATTACACCACACACAGCTACTGCACTACACACCAAGCTCTGACTGTGAATCAGCACCAGTCTCTCTACTAAGCCTATTACCTGTACACAGCTGGTGCTAATGCTAGAAGGTTGTGTGAAAATAAGAATGAATCCATCAAGTCataaaaacaattatttcatttaataatTTCAGTTTTAACTTACACgtattatgtattttattgtgcTATGATGAAATTGTACTATTTCAGACTACATATACTTCAAGTACATAATTACCCTCCTATCTACTAAGTACACAATCCTAACGCGTTATCTGATGCTACGCAGTGACTCCGAGCCGTAAAGCAGCACCAGCCTGTTATTTAAGCTAAATTCCAGCGAGAACATGTGTCCGTCGCCAGTTCATCCTGTTATCAGAGCATGATAGCCATAATAGCGGCTGTCCTCCTCGTTCACCTATTTGGCAGGAAATCAAAGTCACATCCAGGTGTTGAGTGTGATGTCAGCCATCTGTGTGTGTACTCACAAACAGATGTGGGGCATGGATGACAGATAATATCTCTACAAAGTACATGCTGATTCCACTTAATGCGCGTTTTGGAGGCTGTGGTTTGTGACGTTGCTGTGTTTTCCCTCAGTGACAGGTGTCTTTTTTATCTTGCTGCCTCCctgttgtgattttttttagcCAAGGCATAAATGTAATATGTAAAGTGGCAACTGCGTGTTTATggcttggttttattttaactCATTAAGTTCAACATGAAACTGTAGATTTAAAGGGTTTATCTGCTGTACTTCTCCATACTCATATCATATTATCCTACAATTATTTTCCTACTTTTATGCATTTTGTAATAAATTCCGCTTTTCTCATCTATTCTCCTGCAATGCCGGGTCACTATCATCCCCTCCCAATCTGCCCCGTTCTCTCCCTATTCTGCTCCTTTCCACTATATTAGGTTTCATTCTACATGGTCAGTAAAGTCCCGTGTTTTTGTCCGCATGCAAAAAGCTCAGGACACATTCGGTGAAATGCAGCATGCCCGCTCCTACGTGCATTTTGAATGAGGCTAGTAGTGATATTTGCGTATAACAGAAGCACCGCCTCCCTCCCATTGGACAATGTCTACGTGAGGGCGTGGCAAGGAAAGATGAGAGTTGCAAATCCATGCCCTTACTGGGAAGACATGGAGCGCTATGGACACAGTCTACACGAGTCAAGTAGGAATCTCTACTAAGGGCATAAATATTTCTCCAGTTAGGAAACAAACGATTTGAGAGACTGAGGGAAAAAGCAAGGGCGGCCCGGTTGAGGATGGAGTGTGCATTTGACGCACAGAATTTGATCTCGATTTCTTTGAGGAAAATCCAAAGCTCCCGGACGCAGAGAGGAGGCATCAAGCTCCACAAGAACTTGCTGGTAACGTACGTGCTGAGAAACGCCAGGCAGTTTTACATGAGCAAAAACTTATCGCAGGCGCAGAGGACGCACCAGTATGAGGACGTAGCTGCAGCCCGTGAGCGGCAAGAATACCTCGAATTGACCGGCAGCTTCACGGAGTTGGCCGATGACTTCTACTGCAACTTTACTGGGCTGGAGTCCGGCAACTGGCACTGCGGAGCGCACCAGCCCAGCGGGCAGCCCGCAGAGGTGGCGCACCAGGACGCGTCTCCCTGCGCAATGGCTTCACCAAGTGACCCCGAGCTCATGGTTCCGGAAGCCTGTTGGAGTTGCGCGGACAAATCCACCTGGGAGTTACCTATGCCGAACGCGCAGGCCAACCAGAAGACCGTCCTGGACCTGGACACGCATGTGGTGACTACTGTCACCACCAATGGATACTTCCACTCAGACTGTTGCGCGCAGCCAAAGCAGCCGCAGGGCGCGCAGTGCTACGCAAAAAAGCGAAAGATGGACGCAAGTTATCACATTGTTGATCCAGAGTTTTATTTGCCAGACTTTGGGCCGGTGCCATGTAAAAGGATGCGGACGGACGATGACACGCATTCGGATTCGGAGCAGTTGGGCAGCACAAACATCTCCAACCTGATCTCAGTGTTGGGTTCAGGTGGACTATCTGAC
Above is a window of Betta splendens chromosome 9, fBetSpl5.4, whole genome shotgun sequence DNA encoding:
- the asb6 gene encoding ankyrin repeat and SOCS box protein 6, with translation MPFLHGFRRIIYEYQPLVDAVMSVVGLGEENGGQEDRARIPDDESDMSSSLVELLERESRSEEFVKGISYATIKLAERGLVEAARILLRYGADLNFEDPVSYYNPLHVAVLRNKPNMVKLLVEHGADIERRDRIHQSSPLDLASEESERLPCLLTLLELGADVNAGDKQGKTALHHAMDSSDGLTVHNTENIQLLLERGADVNNVIENGETVLSSFVFLVEEILEATVDEAVEIGNFCMKTTELLLAHGLNPTSCLTDDDRPSLIRTSLDHFDLLFPLALLLIQRGTSMVCSHHGDSCWSGYSLLFLRLQMALPKCVDQSQATELLEQAEVLLELVRVNNPTLPPPSRLKYPVRDKDPYAAALLDLHKRIMQHESRPPTLQCLCRAFVRRHLQPWPLEEKVKALPLPDRLKDFLLPENNYTLRPEWNCFKPQQKQH
- the LOC114861252 gene encoding immediate early response gene 5-like protein; protein product: MECAFDAQNLISISLRKIQSSRTQRGGIKLHKNLLVTYVLRNARQFYMSKNLSQAQRTHQYEDVAAARERQEYLELTGSFTELADDFYCNFTGLESGNWHCGAHQPSGQPAEVAHQDASPCAMASPSDPELMVPEACWSCADKSTWELPMPNAQANQKTVLDLDTHVVTTVTTNGYFHSDCCAQPKQPQGAQCYAKKRKMDASYHIVDPEFYLPDFGPVPCKRMRTDDDTHSDSEQLGSTNISNLISVLGSGGLSDFVSWQQTDLEQIFATQTICLKHTLLTGSGWTRAIEAF